The genomic DNA GAACTTCAGCGGGTTTTTTGGTAATTGGTTTATCAGGAAAAATACGTATCCATATCTGACCTTGTCTTTCCATACATCTTGTAACCGCAATCCTTGCTGCTTCAATCTGACGACCTGTAATCCACGCATTTTCCAATGCTTTTATTCCGAATGAACCTTGTGCAAGTTGATCGCCACGCTGTGCGTTTCCTTTCATTCGTCCTTTCTGCATTCGTCTATATTTCGTTTTCTTTGGTTGTAACATTCTTCTTAATATTAAATTTTATAGCTTATCTTCTTCTTTTCTTAAAACTTTTTTGTTTTGAACTTGATACACCTATATTAGGAGAAAGATCTCGTTTTCCATATATTTCACCTTTACATATCCATACTTTTACACCTATTAAGCCAATTTTTGTTAAAGCCTCAACCATAGCATAATCAATATCTGCTCTAAGTGTATGTAATGGCGTTCTTCCTTCTTTATACATTTCGGACCTTGCCATTTCAGCACCCCCCAATCTACCTGATACTTGTACTTTAATTCCTTCTGCTCCCATTCTCATTGTTGAAGCAATAGCCATTTTTACTGCTCTACGATATGATATTTTTCCCTCTAATTGCTTTGCTATGTTAGAACCTACAAGATATGCATCTAATTCGGGTCTTTTTATTTCAAAAATATTTATTTGTACTTCTTTATTAGTTACTTTTTTTAGTTCTTCTCTTAGTTTATCAACTTCCTGACCTGCTTTTCCAATAATTATACCTGGTCTGGCAGTATTAATTGTAATAGTAACAAGTTTAAGTGTTCTTTCAATAATGATTTTTGAAATACTTGCTTTTACTAATCTTGCATGTAGATATTTTCTAATTTTGTCATCCTCAACAATTTTTTGAGAATAATCGTTACCTCCAAACCAATTAGAATCCCATCCCTTTATGATTCCTAATCTATTACCTATTGGATTACATTTCTGTCCCATTTAAAATTATTTAGTTTGATTATCATTATTATTAATACTATCTAAAATTAGTGTTACATGATTTGATCTTTTTCTAATCCTGTGTGCTCTACCTTGTGGTGCAGGTCTAAGTCTTTTCAAAACCCTTCCTGAATCAACAAATATTTCTTTAATGAATAAATTTGTATCTTCAATTTTGACACCTTCATTTTTACTTTGCCAGTTTGCTATAGCAGATAAAAGTAATTTTTCAACTCTTCCTGATGCTTCTTTATTGCTAAATTTTAATATACTCAATGCCTTATTTACTTCAACACCTCTAACTATATCAGCAACTAATCTCATTTTCCTAGGTGATGTAGGACAATTCATTAATTTTGCAAAAGATTTGCTTTTTCTTTCCTCTTCTATCCTAATTGCTTTATTTTTTTTTTGTGCACCCATTTTATTTTAAAATATTATCATCAATATATTATATTATCTATCTTTGTTTACCTCCATGTCCTCTAAAAGTACGAGTAGGAGCAAATTCTCCTAATTTATGACCAACCATGTTCTCAGTTATATAAACAGGAATAAATCTATTACCATTATGTACTGCAATTGTTAATCCCACAAAATCTGGAGAAATCATTGAACTTCTTGCCCAAGTTTTAATAACCGATTTTTTTTTCGATTCATTCATTGCAAGTACTTTTTTTTCAAGTTTCAAATTGATAAATGGTCCTTTTTTTAGTGAACGACTCATAATAATTACTAATTAAAATTATTTTTTTCTTTTTTCAACAATATATTTATTCGAAGATTTTTTCTTAGCCCTTGTTTTATATCCCTTTGCCGGAATACCTTTTCTTGAACGAGGATGTCCTCCGGAGGCTCTTCCTTCTCCCCCTCCCATTGGGTGATCAACAGGATTCATAACAACACCTCTTACTCTTGGTCTTCTTCCCAACCATCTTGTTCTACCGGCTTTTCCTGATTTTTCTAATCCGTGGTCAGAGTTAGAAACAGTACCAATAGTAGCTTTACAAGTAATAAGTATCATTCTTGATTC from Bacteroidales bacterium includes the following:
- the rpsC gene encoding 30S ribosomal protein S3, with protein sequence MGQKCNPIGNRLGIIKGWDSNWFGGNDYSQKIVEDDKIRKYLHARLVKASISKIIIERTLKLVTITINTARPGIIIGKAGQEVDKLREELKKVTNKEVQINIFEIKRPELDAYLVGSNIAKQLEGKISYRRAVKMAIASTMRMGAEGIKVQVSGRLGGAEMARSEMYKEGRTPLHTLRADIDYAMVEALTKIGLIGVKVWICKGEIYGKRDLSPNIGVSSSKQKSFKKRRR
- the rplV gene encoding 50S ribosomal protein L22 codes for the protein MGAQKKNKAIRIEEERKSKSFAKLMNCPTSPRKMRLVADIVRGVEVNKALSILKFSNKEASGRVEKLLLSAIANWQSKNEGVKIEDTNLFIKEIFVDSGRVLKRLRPAPQGRAHRIRKRSNHVTLILDSINNNDNQTK
- the rplP gene encoding 50S ribosomal protein L16; this encodes MLQPKKTKYRRMQKGRMKGNAQRGDQLAQGSFGIKALENAWITGRQIEAARIAVTRCMERQGQIWIRIFPDKPITKKPAEVRMGKGKGAPEAFVAPVTPGRIIIEAEGVTKEIAMEALRLAAQKLPIKTKFIVRRDYVENSN
- the rpsS gene encoding 30S ribosomal protein S19 — encoded protein: MSRSLKKGPFINLKLEKKVLAMNESKKKSVIKTWARSSMISPDFVGLTIAVHNGNRFIPVYITENMVGHKLGEFAPTRTFRGHGGKQR